Proteins co-encoded in one Acidobacteriota bacterium genomic window:
- a CDS encoding 3-hydroxyacyl-CoA dehydrogenase translates to MKNDLNVRTIGIVGCGLIGMSWAAYYLAKGFAVHATDPVTESEKKMRMYIDNAWTLLEEIGLEPGADKNNLSFSTNLRESLNDVDFVQENGPERVDLKLQLFKDISDAVGPNVIIASSSSGIPVSNFQTEATNPARVLLGHPFNPPHIIPLVEVVGGKLTSTENITQAVQFYAQIGKKPIRMKREIKGHIANRIQAAVFREVLYLLDQEVATLTDIDIAIAHGPGLRWAVLGQFMNANLGGGDTGIKHFLDHLGPAIEAWWADLGYIEHITPQMAEKVESGINEILKVHQTADIVAARDNVLLQTLKAKGADKRLPY, encoded by the coding sequence ATGAAAAATGATCTCAATGTGAGAACAATCGGTATCGTTGGTTGTGGGCTGATCGGGATGAGTTGGGCGGCGTACTATCTCGCAAAAGGTTTTGCTGTACATGCAACCGATCCTGTTACAGAGTCCGAGAAGAAGATGCGTATGTATATCGATAACGCATGGACGTTACTGGAGGAAATAGGGCTTGAGCCTGGCGCTGATAAAAACAACCTGTCGTTTTCTACGAATCTGAGAGAATCTCTGAACGACGTCGATTTCGTCCAGGAAAACGGTCCAGAGAGAGTAGATCTCAAGCTCCAACTATTCAAAGATATTTCCGACGCTGTCGGCCCCAATGTCATCATTGCGAGTAGTTCCTCGGGTATTCCTGTTTCGAATTTCCAGACAGAGGCAACTAACCCAGCACGTGTCCTGCTTGGGCACCCTTTCAACCCACCACATATAATCCCACTCGTCGAAGTTGTTGGAGGCAAGTTAACATCCACGGAAAACATTACACAGGCCGTCCAGTTTTATGCACAAATCGGTAAAAAGCCAATCCGCATGAAGAGAGAAATAAAGGGACATATCGCGAACCGTATTCAGGCGGCGGTCTTCCGCGAGGTGCTGTATCTACTAGATCAAGAGGTAGCCACCCTCACCGACATTGACATCGCTATCGCACACGGCCCTGGGCTACGATGGGCTGTTCTTGGCCAGTTTATGAACGCGAATTTGGGTGGTGGTGATACGGGAATCAAACACTTCCTCGATCATCTTGGCCCAGCGATAGAAGCTTGGTGGGCAGACCTCGGCTACATCGAACATATAACTCCCCAGATGGCTGAGAAGGTGGAATCAGGCATAAATGAGATTCTTAAAGTGCACCAAACCGCGGACATTGTCGCGGCACGTGACAATGTCTTGTTGCAGACACTCAAGGCAAAGGGTGCAGACAAAAGACTGCCGTACTGA
- a CDS encoding pyruvate, phosphate dikinase, whose protein sequence is MVRSERYVYRFGNGVADADASMRALLGNKGAGLVQMSRLSIPVPPGFVIGTNACHYYFKHGTLPPSLAEEIEAAMRWLGETMGREFNNACNPLLVSVRSGSVVSMPGMMDTILNVGLSQASIEGFASQSGSMRLALDSYRRLIQMFSAVVLGVPKSDLDQVMTAVYADHSSSDHLSDDSLREAIHQLQSIVLRSTDREFPDNSNQQLQLAITAVIESWSNERARFYRRLNGISDDLGTAVTVQAMVMGNAGTESGTGVGFTRDPSTGERKIFGEFLVNAQGEDIVSGAHTPVSIASLKRSMPDVYKELSSIVMELEQHYRDVQDFEFTVENRKLFLLQTRSAKRSGIAAVRIAVDMVAEGLITRDEAIARVDPASISEILAPQLDFIASTPTLLTTGIPASPGSAVGRIAFSSAEVVRMAKRPDHDPLILISYETTADDIHGMALAAGFLTAHGGATSHAAVVARGMGKCCITGAKEIVTDKAASLLRIGDQTLQRGDWISLDGSTGRIFSGQLPLRAPDEKNESLQTLLDWTKNIAALDVRANADTPLDAVQARVAGARGIGLCRTEHMFFTPERLPHVRAMILASNQEDRQAPLEQLLPMQQHDFEALFREMSPLPVTIRLLDPPLHEFLPSLDQARADLENAAITNREVRKFKQLTERIQALTETNPMMGHRGCRLSITYPEILEMQVKAILQAAINVIKEGYQTVPEIMVPLIASAEEMSWLRKRIDHVASEVFAKAGISIPYLVGTMIELPRAAICAHTIAQYVDFASFGTNDLTQMTFGLSRDDSSVFLNHYLEHGILPSDPFVTLDREGVGNLIRIAINGLREANPEIKIGICGEHGGDPASIHFFSTLGIDYVSCSPARIRTARLAVAQTALSDGGYPLSLPERFHQIRSN, encoded by the coding sequence ATGGTGCGTAGTGAACGATATGTCTACCGTTTCGGAAATGGCGTTGCCGATGCCGATGCGTCCATGCGCGCTCTTCTAGGCAACAAAGGTGCCGGCCTGGTCCAGATGTCGCGCCTCTCCATCCCGGTGCCTCCAGGATTCGTTATCGGCACAAATGCCTGCCATTACTATTTCAAGCACGGAACTCTTCCCCCGTCTCTTGCTGAAGAGATCGAAGCAGCCATGCGTTGGCTCGGAGAGACGATGGGCCGCGAGTTCAATAACGCATGCAATCCCCTTCTGGTCAGCGTTCGCTCCGGCTCTGTCGTCTCCATGCCTGGCATGATGGACACAATTCTGAATGTCGGCCTTTCGCAGGCGTCCATTGAGGGATTCGCATCACAGAGCGGCTCTATGCGACTTGCTCTGGACTCGTACCGTCGTCTTATTCAGATGTTCAGCGCAGTCGTTCTCGGCGTGCCGAAGAGTGATCTTGATCAGGTGATGACTGCGGTTTACGCCGATCATAGCAGCAGCGACCATCTCTCCGATGATTCTCTCCGCGAAGCAATTCATCAGCTTCAGTCTATTGTCTTGCGCTCTACAGACCGGGAGTTCCCAGATAACAGCAATCAACAACTGCAGCTTGCTATTACGGCTGTCATCGAGTCATGGAGTAACGAGCGCGCCAGATTCTATCGCAGGCTTAACGGCATCTCCGATGATCTCGGCACTGCGGTCACCGTGCAGGCCATGGTGATGGGCAATGCCGGCACAGAGAGCGGCACGGGCGTCGGCTTTACTCGCGACCCCTCCACTGGAGAAAGGAAGATCTTCGGGGAGTTTCTCGTAAATGCACAAGGAGAAGATATCGTCTCCGGTGCGCACACACCTGTGTCCATCGCATCACTCAAACGCAGTATGCCGGACGTTTATAAAGAACTTTCCTCCATCGTCATGGAACTCGAACAGCATTATCGCGATGTACAGGACTTCGAATTCACGGTCGAGAATCGCAAGCTCTTCTTGCTGCAGACACGCTCGGCCAAACGAAGTGGGATCGCGGCTGTTCGTATCGCCGTCGATATGGTTGCCGAAGGCCTCATCACCAGGGATGAAGCGATCGCACGCGTTGATCCTGCCAGCATCAGCGAGATTCTTGCGCCGCAGCTCGATTTCATCGCTTCAACGCCAACTCTGCTTACAACTGGAATACCCGCATCACCTGGATCTGCTGTTGGAAGAATCGCCTTCTCTTCTGCCGAAGTCGTGCGTATGGCAAAACGGCCTGATCACGATCCGCTCATCCTCATCAGCTACGAAACCACGGCCGACGACATTCACGGCATGGCACTTGCCGCAGGCTTTCTTACAGCGCACGGCGGAGCAACCAGCCACGCCGCTGTGGTCGCGCGCGGAATGGGCAAATGCTGCATCACTGGAGCAAAGGAGATCGTCACCGACAAGGCTGCGTCCCTACTTCGCATCGGCGATCAAACGCTCCAGAGAGGTGACTGGATCTCTCTCGACGGCTCTACAGGCCGCATCTTTTCCGGGCAACTACCTCTGCGTGCACCGGACGAGAAAAACGAATCCCTTCAAACTCTGCTGGACTGGACGAAGAACATTGCTGCACTCGACGTTCGCGCAAACGCCGATACGCCACTCGACGCCGTGCAGGCTCGTGTTGCAGGGGCGCGTGGCATTGGTCTTTGCAGGACCGAGCACATGTTCTTCACTCCCGAACGGCTCCCGCACGTCCGTGCCATGATTCTCGCATCCAATCAAGAAGATCGTCAGGCTCCGCTTGAACAACTTCTCCCCATGCAGCAGCACGACTTCGAAGCGCTCTTCCGTGAAATGTCACCGTTGCCTGTGACCATCCGCCTCCTCGACCCACCACTCCATGAATTCCTCCCTTCTCTAGATCAAGCTCGCGCAGATTTGGAGAACGCGGCCATCACTAACCGGGAGGTCCGTAAGTTCAAGCAACTTACCGAGCGCATTCAGGCGCTCACCGAAACAAACCCGATGATGGGACACCGCGGATGTCGCCTCAGCATCACGTATCCCGAGATACTCGAGATGCAGGTCAAGGCGATCCTGCAGGCAGCCATCAACGTGATCAAGGAAGGCTATCAAACCGTTCCAGAGATCATGGTTCCCCTCATCGCCAGTGCCGAAGAGATGTCATGGCTTAGGAAGCGCATCGACCATGTTGCATCCGAAGTCTTCGCTAAGGCAGGCATCTCTATTCCCTATCTTGTCGGCACCATGATTGAACTGCCACGGGCCGCCATCTGCGCTCACACCATCGCCCAGTATGTCGACTTCGCTTCTTTCGGGACAAATGATCTCACGCAGATGACCTTCGGCCTCTCCCGCGACGACTCCAGCGTCTTCCTCAATCACTACCTTGAGCATGGCATCTTACCATCCGATCCTTTCGTCACTCTCGATCGCGAAGGTGTTGGAAATCTTATCCGTATCGCTATCAATGGGCTGCGCGAGGCAAATCCTGAGATCAAAATCGGCATTTGCGGAGAACACGGAGGAGATCCTGCATCTATACATTTCTTCTCCACACTTGGTATCGACTACGTCTCTTGCTCACCAGCTCGCATTCGAACAGCGCGCCTTGCTGTCGCTCAGACCGCTCTCAGTGATGGCGGCTACCCGCTATCACTGCCCGAACGATTTCATCAGATCCGATCTAATTGA